In a genomic window of Brassica rapa cultivar Chiifu-401-42 chromosome A10, CAAS_Brap_v3.01, whole genome shotgun sequence:
- the LOC103846277 gene encoding ATPase family AAA domain-containing protein 3-B — protein MAQKCAIGLMSALAAAASLSKSNIASADGPLNFSAFSTSTPQQQQQGSTPPASGSAKDSSVPGEESDAPPRIRNDNPRTTSAGFDPEALERGAKALKGINNSAHAKKVFESIKTQEETRQAEFTAKAQEFKALQSQAEAERQRVIYEEQKKLAQHQAQTKAQMARYEDELARKRMQAENEAQRTRNQELVKMQEESSIRREVARRATEEEIQAQRRQTEREKAEIERETIRVKAMAEAEGRARESKLSEDVNRRMLVDRANAEREKWVSAINTTFDHIGGGLRMILTDQNKLVVAVGGITALAAGIYTTREGAKVIWSYVDRVLGQPSLIRESSRGKYPWSGSLSRVFSTLRGGGKEAASKNGKGFGDVILHPSLQKRIEQLASATANTKSHQAPFRNMLFYGPPGTGKTMAARELARKSGLDYALMTGGDVAPLGAQAVTKIHQLFDWSKKSKRGLLLFIDEADAFLCERNKTYMSEAQRSALNALLFRTGDQSKDIVLALATNRPGDLDSAVADRVDETLEFPLPGEEERFKLLNLYLDKYITKTNLKKPGLLQSLFKKDQQKIEVKGVTEDLLKEAAAKTKGFSGREIAKLMASVQAAVYGSADCLLDANLFREVIDYKVAEHLQRKKLAGTDTGNKK, from the exons ATGGCTCAGAAATGTGCGATTGGTTTGATGTCAGCTCTAGCAGCTGCCGCTTCTCTCTCGAAATCGAATATCGCTTCTGCAGATGGACCTCTCAACTTCTCTGCCTTCTCCACTTCGACTcctcagcagcagcagcagggCTCTACTCCGCCGGCATCGGGATCTGCGAAAGATTCTTCTGTTCCTGGCGAAGAATCCGATGCTCCTCCACGGATTCGCAACGATAATCCGCGAACGACTTCAGCTGGGTTCGATCCGGAGGCGTTGGAGCGAGGTGCAAAGGCCTTGAAGGGGATTAACAACTCCGCTCACGCCAAAAAG GTGTTTGAAAGTATTAAGACACAGGAAGAGACGAGGCAAGCTGAGTTTACTGCTAAGGCGCAAGAGTTTAAAGCTTTGCAATCGCAAGCTGAAGCT GAGAGGCAAAGGGTGATATACGAGGAACAGAAGAAACTTGCTCAGCACCAAGCGCAAACAAAAGCACAGATGGCCCGCTATGAAGATGAATTAGCAAGAAAAAGGATGCAG GCTGAGAATGAAGCCCAGAGAACAAGAAATCAAGAACTTGTGAAGATGCAAGAAGAATCATCAATCAGGAGGGAAGTAGCTCGACGAGCTACTGAGGAAGAGATTCAAGCACAGAGACGACAAACGGAGAGGGAGAAAGCTGAGATTGAACGCGAGACTATCAGGGTCAAAGCTATGGCTGAAGCTGAAGGGAGGGCCCGTGAATCTAAGCTCTCTGAAGACGTCAACAGGAGAATGCTTGTTGATCGTGCAAACGCTGAAAGAGAGAAATGGGTTTCAGCCATCAACACTACATTCGATCACATTGGAG GTGGGTTGCGTATGATTCTAACAGATCAAAATAAGCTGGTTGTTGCTGTTGGAGGTATCACCGCTCTTGCAGCTGGGATCTACACAACgag AGAAGGTGCCAAGGTTATCTGGAGCTACGTGGATAGAGTCTTAGGGCAACCTTCTCTAATTAGAGAATCATCGAGAGGGAAATACCCTTGGTCTGGATCGCTTTCTCGTGTCTTTTCCACGTTGCGGGGTGGTGGTAAGGAGGCTGCATCCAAAAACGGAAAAGGGTTCGGTGATGTTATTTTGCATCCTTCCCTTCAAAAGAGAATCGAACAGCTAGCGAGCGCAACTGCCAACACAAAATCCCACCAAGCACCTTTCCGAAATATGCTTTTCTACGGTCCACCAGGAACAGGAAAGACAATGGCTGCCCGAGAGCTAGCTCGCAAATCT GGTCTAGATTATGCGTTGATGACGGGTGGAGATGTTGCTCCACTTGGAGCTCAGGCTGTTACAAAGATACACCAACTGTTTGACTGGTCCAAGAAGTCTAAGAGGGGTTTGTTGCTATTCATCGATGAAGCTGATGCATTTCTGTGCGA GCGGAACAAAACATACATGAGTGAAGCGCAAAGAAGTGCACTAAACGCACTCCTCTTCCGCACGGGTGACCAGTCCAAAGACATAGTCCTAGCGCTTGCCACAAACCGACCCGGTGATCTAGACTCAGCGGTGGCTGACCGTGTCGACGAGACTCTTGAGTTCCCCTTGCCTGGAGAAGAAGAGCGCTTCAAGCTTCTTAACCTCTACCTAGACAAGTACATAACCAAGACTAATCTAAAAAAGCCGGGTTTGCTCCAAAGCCTTTTCAAGAAAGACCAGCAGAAGATTGAGGTTAAAGGCGTCACAGAGGATCTCCTCAAGGAAGCTGCCGCCAAAACAAAAGGGTTTTCAGGTAGAGAGATCGCGAAGCTGATGGCAAGCGTTCAAGCGGCTGTGTATGGAAGCGCGGACTGCTTGCTAGACGCAAACCTTTTCAGAGAGGTGATTGATTACAAAGTCGCGGAGCATCTACAGAGAAAGAAACTAGCTGGAACCGATACAGGTAACAAGAAATGA
- the LOC103846284 gene encoding cellulose synthase-like protein D2, which produces MASHNPFGKSRSNLSNMSDANEPGRPSVPSKVKFSRRTNSGRYVSYSRDDLDSELSAADYANYTVHIPPTPDNQIMDPSISQKVEEQYVSNSMFTGGFNSATKAHLMDKVIETETTHPQMAGSKGSSCAIPGCDAKVMSDGRGQDLLPCECDFKICRDCFVDAVKTNGGICPGCKEQYKNTELTDLVDDYGQQRLPGPEGSSGAKMERRLSLMKSTSKSVLMRSQTGDFDQNRWLFETSGTYGYGNAFWTKDGNLGSSKDGDGEGVEMQDFMNKPWRPLTRKLKIPAAIISPYRLLIFIRVVVLALFLTWRITHQNPDAIWLWGMSIVCEVWFAFSWLLDQLPKLCPINRATDLQVLKEKFETPTPSNPTGKSDLPGLDVFVSTADPEKEPPLVTANTILSILAAEYPVEKLSCYVSDDGGALLTFEAMAEAASFANIWVPFCRKHVIEPRNPESYFSLKRDPYKNKVKSDFVKDRRRVKREYDEFKVRINGLPDSIRRRSDAYNARDEIKAMKMQRQNRDDELLEPVKIPKATWMADGTHWPGTWLTPGTDHSKSDHAGIIQVMLKPPSDDPLHGESEGFLDLTDVDIRLPLLVYVSREKRPGYDHNKKAGAMNALVRASAVMSNGAFILNLDCDHYIYNSEAMREGMCFMMDRGGDRLCYVQFPQRFEGIDPSDRYANHNTVFFDVNMRALDGLMGPVYVGTGCLFRRIALYGFDPPRSKEHSSGCCSCCFPRRKKKSNVSEENRALRMDDDEDEEMTLSLVPKKFGNSTFLIDSIPVAEFQGRPLADHPSVKNGRPPGALTIPRELLDASTVAEAIAVISCWYEDKTEWGTRIGWIYGSVTEDVVTGYRMHNRGWKSVYCVTKRDAFRGTAPINLTDRLHQVLRWATGSVEIFFSRNNALLASPKMKLLQRIAYLNVGIYPFTSIFLIVYCFLPALSLFSGQFIVQTLNVTFLIYLLIISITLVLLALLEIKWSGISLEEWWRNEQFWLIGGTSAHIAAVFQGLIKFGFGYEVAFTLTSKSGGDDVDDEFAELYIVRWSSLMIPPITIMMVNLIAIAVGFSRTIYAVIPQWSKLIGGVFFSFWVLAHLYPFAKGLMGRRGRTPTIVYVWSGLVAITISLLWVSIYPPAGSTGLGGSFSFP; this is translated from the exons ATGGCATCTCATAACCCTTTCGGTAAAAGCCGCTCAAATCTATCAAACATGTCCGATGCGAACGAGCCAGGGAGACCATCTGTCCCTTCCAAAGTCAAGTTCTCTCGAAGAACCAACTCTGGCCGCTACGTCAGCTACTCTAGAGACGACCTCGACAGCGAGCTCAGCGCTGCTGACTACGCAAACTACACCGTCCACATCCCTCCGACCCCAGACAACCAGATAATGGACCCGTCCATATCCCAAAAGGTCGAGGAGCAGTACGTCTCCAACTCCATGTTCACCGGAGGCTTCAACAGCGCCACGAAGGCTCACCTCATGGACAAAGTGATCGAGACAGAGACCACACATCCCCAAATGGCTGGCTCCAAGGGCTCCTCCTGCGCCATCCCCGGCTGTGACGCCAAGGTCATGAGCGATGGGAGAGGACAAGACCTTCTCCCTTGTGAATGCGACTTCAAAATCTGTAGAGACTGTTTCGTGGACGCGGTCAAAACCAACGGTGGGATCTGCCCCGGGTGTAAAGAACAGTACAAGAACACCGAGTTGACTGACCTGGTTGATGATTACGGTCAGCAGAGGCTTCCGGGGCCTGAGGGTAGTAGCGGGGCGAAGATGGAGAGGAGGTTGTCGTTGATGAAGTCGACTAGTAAGTCGGTTTTGATGAGGAGCCAGACCGGGGATTTCGATCAGAACAGGTGGTTGTTTGAGACCAGCGGGACTTATGGGTATGGGAATGCTTTTTGGACGAAGGATGGGAACTTGGGGAGTAGTAAGGATGGAGATGGTGAAGGTGTGGAGATGCAGGATTTTATGAACAAGCCTTGGAGACCGCTTACTAGGAAGCTTAAGATTCCTGCTGCTATTATTAGTCCATACAG GCTATTGATATTTATCCGTGTAGTTGTTCTTGCACTGTTCTTGACTTGGAGGATCACTCATCAAAACCCAGACGCTATATGGTTATGGGGAATGTCTATAGTTTGTGAGGTTTGGTTCGCCTTTTCTTGGCTTCTCGATCAGCTGCCTAAGCTATGTCCCATTAACCGTGCAACGGACCTTCAAGTCCTCAAGGAGAAGTTCGAAACCCCTACACCAAGCAACCCCACCGGAAAATCCGACCTCCCTGGTCTCGACGTGTTTGTCTCCACTGCTGATCCCGAGAAAGAGCCTCCTCTGGTCACTGCCAACACCATTTTATCCATTCTTGCTGCGGAGTATCCTGTTGAGAAGCTTTCTTGCTATGTATCCGATGATGGAGGGGCGCTGCTCACGTTTGAAGCCATGGCTGAAGCTGCTAGCTTTGCAAACATTTGGGTTCCTTTCTGTCGTAAGCATGTGATCGAGCCGAGGAATCCTGAGTCCTActttagcttgaagagagatcCGTACAAGAACAAAGTCAAGTCTGACTTTGTCAAGGATAGGAGAAGGGTTAAGCGTGAGTACGATGAGTTTAAAGTCAGGATTAACGGCTTGCCTGATTCCATAAGGAGACGTTCTGATGCTTATAACGCTAGAGATGAGATTAAAGCTATGAAGATGCAGAGACAGAACAGAGATGATGAGCTTTTAGAGCCTGTCAAGATTCCTAAAGCTACTTGGATGGCTGATGGTACTCACTGGCCTGGTACTTGGTTGACTCCTGGTACTGACCACTCCAAAAGTGACCACGCCGGTATCATTCAg GTGATGTTGAAGCCACCAAGTGATGATCCACTACACGGAGAATCCGAAGGCTTTCTCGATCTAACCGACGTTGACATCCGACTTCCCCTCCTTGTCTACGTCTCTCGCGAGAAGCGTCCTGGTTACGACCACAACAAGAAAGCAGGAGCCATGAACGCGCTAGTAAGAGCCTCTGCGGTCATGTCAAACGGAGCGTTCATACTCAACCTCGACTGCGACCACTACATATACAACTCCGAGGCGATGAGGGAAGGCATGTGCTTCATGATGGACCGAGGAGGCGACCGTCTCTGCTACGTCCAGTTCCCGCAACGGTTCGAAGGTATAGACCCCTCGGATCGTTACGCTAACCACAACACCGTCTTCTTTGACGTCAACATGAGAGCTCTCGATGGGCTTATGGGCCCGGTTTACGTCGGAACCGGTTGTCTCTTCAGAAGAATCGCTCTTTACGGGTTCGACCCGCCTCGGTCCAAGGAACATTCCTCCGGTTGCTGTAGCTGCTGCTTCCCTCGTCGCAAGAAGAAGAGTAATGTCTCTGAGGAGAACCGAGCTTTACGtatggatgatgatgaagacgaGGAGATGACTCTCTCTCTAGTCCCTAAGAAGTTTGGTAACTCAACGTTCCTTATAGACTCAATCCCCGTAGCTGAGTTCCAAGGCAGGCCGTTAGCGGATCACCCGTCAGTTAAAAACGGGCGCCCACCCGGCGCGCTCACGATCCCTCGTGAGCTTCTCGATGCTTCCACCGTAGCTGAAGCTATCGCAGTTATCTCTTGCTGGTACGAGGATAAAACCGAGTGGGGAACGCGTATCGGTTGGATCTACGGGTCGGTTACCGAAGACGTCGTGACCGGTTACCGAATGCATAACCGGGGGTGGAAGTCGGTTTACTGCGTGACGAAACGCGACGCGTTTCGTGGCACTGCTCCTATTAACTTGACGGATAGGCTTCACCAGGTTCTCCGTTGGGCAACCGGATCCGTCGAGATCTTCTTCTCCCGCAACAACGCGCTTCTCGCTAGCCCCAAGATGAAGCTCCTCCAGAGGATCGCTTACCTGAACGTCGGTATCTACCCGTTCACGTCCATCTTCTTGATCGTCTACTGTTTCCTTCCCGCGCTTTCCCTCTTCTCGGGGCAGTTCATCGTCCAGACGCTTAACGTCACGTTCCTTATCTAccttctcatcatctccatcactCTCGTCTTGCTGGCATTGCTGGAGATCAAATGGTCGGGGATCTCGCTGGAGGAATGGTGGAGGAACGAGCAGTTTTGGCTCATCGGTGGAACGAGCGCGCATATCGCGGCCGTGTTTCAAGGTTTGATTAAGTTCGGATTTGGATACGAGGTCGCGTTCACGCTAACGTCCAAGTCGGGGGGTGATGACGTGGACGACGAGTTTGCGGAATTGTACATTGTGAGGTGGAGTTCGCTGATGATACCTCCGATAACGATCATGATGGTGAACTTGATTGCGATTGCGGTGGGGTTTAGTAGGACGATTTACGCGGTGATACCTCAGTGGAGTAAGCTGATAGGAGGAGTGTTCTTTAGCTTTTGGGTGTTGGCGCATCTTTATCCGTTTGCTAAAGGGTTGATGGGGAGGAGAGGGAGGACGCCGACGATTGTTTATGTTTGGTCTGGTCTTGTGGCGATTACGATATCTCTTCTTTGGGTGTCTATTTATCCGCCGGCTGGGTCTACTGGTCTTGGTGGATCCTTCAGTTTCCCATGA